From a single Micromonas commoda chromosome 5, complete sequence genomic region:
- a CDS encoding predicted protein produces MVKCYAQTICLKNDPRGIEEYKRHHADCWPEVLGALKAVGVLRMKIFLLETRMFMYMETEDDFDPEVDFPRHLEMSPRCVEWGKLMSTFQTPAPEAKDGEWWAYMEEVYDFESQHDAKLGPRGSIG; encoded by the coding sequence ATGGTGAAGTGCTATGCGCAGACGATATGCCTGAAGAACGATCCACGGGGTATCGAAGAGTATAAGAGGCACCACGCGGACTGCTGGccggaggtgctcggcgctCTTAAGGCCGTGGGGGTGCTGCGGATGAAGATATTCCTGCTCGAGACGAGGATGTTCATGTATATGGAGACTGAGGACGACTTCGACCCGGAGGTTGACTTCCCGCGTCACCTGGAGATGTCGCCGAGGTGCGTGGAGTGGGGTAAGCTGATGTCGACGTTCCagaccccggcgccggaggcCAAGGACGGAGAGTGGTGGGCGTACATGGAAGAGGTGTACGATTTCGAGTCGCAGCATGACGCAAAGCTGGGTCCACGCGGCTCCATCGGATAA
- a CDS encoding predicted protein, with protein sequence MGRWAGRVRRWHHVIVILAWLLAISALPVSGQSNDSNATPPASPNPPPQPSPPPPGWGYEPSVPQYRVSRGVAYPAVPMRLRRETSVMLQVQLEGPGIVRYIATPEGYSVEVNATTGERNFSPSVAEVRDGSWGTGVLAAGIINVTVANTTFTANVTNLTKIGRNDLWVATSAPDDLATAGAVAMLDATTRDATPPAFVPWYNASTPITYLAPDGVDVAVALDEPGWAYVHVLAPERQVPSGEQVKERALANYTWSKWTEVTEVGKLYGSAVFGLQSATRYAVYLTVEDLWEPERNILEPAMRWEFYTFDDVPPRGAISLGTVTNEGFTIMGESNKNGTVRFVVVPSANEKKPTFWDVMFGVGYGQKQPTSTLAENTTESYERWFYGKYDDDPRMTFGPVSAKGVFNVSGVGANALGAASAAVAVGVASGSAVVEGLSSETAYDVYAVVSDAAENPATGQTINHNVTVLTILNVVTLDDTPPALIGENTTGGTVANVKPASFDLVTRLNEPGRVWYVVTPHVAPAVAVYWNDTCFDRYSHAYFKPVSGLLDPREHEYVCPSEDAVDSGLGDRVRWIGAPTVEEVMMGVGPNRTQAAACGYVDVPTANVEVTKTIASVFDPSAEVDRCANWTAAYDENVTGGVYTAMDDRAASDAENDGRRGVGDMWVYGWYHGEYLTEKYAIGNWSKWVANASDLPAYPEHPTCRTCPRLSPEGAYDVWIVAEDDGNDPAYNLSAAGNGTITDSVATSRNRQAHATKVMVINPTDWHGPTVVMADNTTATFVPGYPKLTSLNGTAMKLEVALNESGAFVFSLRPGTNDSAALNRSQIESAAGWNVSYQALMLKPWMEEKTMTFDNYNYLHNWFLKDPPEEAKKYPDLQLGANAGVIWAKNATVPVIHVITDVPRPSSWIGEDRQGPTLAIDYFVVDEEPTRGSSLTQPNWDGSTHHLAVRMKDVLAPLWTAGPFVSGVAVPASSVDDLFLPAGSKVGSQYARLVVNATVDEGGTVYFVVCAVPATGGDEPTPTVEQVINATVCDDGSYPKIAAASFVAASNVATEWQSLGYPLVQGSKYVAYLVAADDTTTGAGYNAQDNVTVVRFTAEDMRPPVFSDFVGGAPAVVNGTSGGSLTLTLALASPGRARWVVVDGGSPATEPTRAEVVAGTGAGGSTPLARGTVVVSNESYVDSVVTTVIDVTSAGLGAVSSAAAGYSVFVATVPGDDDSYSGNGDRHEDVPSTNAAKVAPGLVVDPDATMSAADALDAGALCVGIEALGETSVTLRFAVTGAPATVAYVILRHALPAPTPAQVLAGTDSKGRAPLAAGGSDFAYTGSASVAGAANLTTAFNATAVGAGVTNLTRGTRYDIYAVAALTPVDARNGPDGAASPYASASVPPRLVKRVIRTLDETAPFFLPGFPRVGAVAPRGVTVAVRVDEAAAVWVVALPTGAPVPSAADVAAAAVHLAGANSTPAVAAANATSTSAGVASMALAGAVGDTDTMGTGLDADLGWEPMMLSLSGLSPSKRYDVYVTARDFHRDDLPVGFPAKLGTLQGRATKLLASTPDETASLVSLVPSAGSLSPPFSSELSSYRLLVPGDATAAATVSFTATSADLRWKVLADGAELKPGASTPTFIVGEVARTVVFEVEGVSAPSSYSVLLVRADAAVAAAAADDTLAFLAVELDTGERLNSTSMGGAPWPKCAMRCRPPGSPDGCLADRRGCALDPHRRLYRVVAPVAAKRATVTAVTSRPGASVRVFLGPPAAYAGAPALNSSSADEETWGLAGSVPTPMSTVVDLARVEVLSPMPEVAAIYLGVTSADGTRLTYYTIQLRRKGPGAYEGIENRPRNAQDDPPPREYDHFSHPETVSPVDRVATDNPLTFYPDEL encoded by the exons ATGGGTCGATGGGCGGGACGAGTGCGCAGGTGGCATCACGTGATAGTCATACTCGCGTGGCTTCTGGCGATCTCGGCGCTCCCGGTGAGTGGCCAGAGCAACGACAGCAAcgcgaccccgccggcgtctcCCAATCCGCCGCCCCAGCCGTCCCCTCCGCCCCCTGGGTGGGGCTATGAGCCCTCGGTTCCCCAGTACCGGGTGTCCAGAGGAGTCGCATATCCCGCCGTTCCCATGAGGCTTCGCCGCGAGACGTCGGTGATGCTCCAGGTGCAGCTGGAAGGACCGGGCATCGTGCGCTACATCGCCACCCCCGAGGGATACAGCGTCGAGGTAAACGCGACCACCGGCGAACGGAACTTCTCGCCCTCCGTGGCGGAGGTTCGCGACGGCTCGTGGGGcaccggcgtcctcgccgcggggatcatcaacgtcaccgtcgccaacACCACCTTCACCGCCAACGTCACCAACCTCACGAAGATTGGGAGGAACGATCTGTGggtcgcgacgtcggcgcccgatgacctcgccaccgcgggcgcggtggcgatgctcgacgccacgacgcgcgacgccaccCCGCCCGCCTTCGTCCCGTGGTACAACGCGTCGACCCCGATCACGTACCTCGCGCCGGACGGGGTGGACGTGGCCGTGGCTTTGGACGAACCGGGTTGGGCGTACGTGCACGTGTTGGCTCCGGAGAGGCAGGTTCCGTCGGGGGAGCAGGTGAAGGAACGCGCGCTGGCGAACTACACGTGGAGTAAGTGGACGGAAGTGACCGAGGTGGGGAAATTGTACGGGTCCGCGGTGTTCGGGCTGCAGAGCGCCACGCGATACGCCGTTTACCTGACCGTCGAGGACTTGTGGGAGCCGGAGCGGAACATTTTGGAGCCGGCGATGCGGTGGGAGTTTTACaccttcgacgacgtgccgccgcgcggggccaTCTCGCTCGGCACGGTGACCAACGAGGGATTTACAATTATGGGCGAGTCGAACAAGAACGGGACCGTGAGGTTCGTGGTGGTGCCGTCGGCGAACGAGAAGAAGCCGACGTTTTGGGACGTCATGTTCGGGGTTGGGTACGGCCAGAAGCAGCCGACGTCTACGCTGGCGGAGAACACGACCGAGTCATATGAGCGCTGGTTCTATGGCAaatacgacgacgacccgcgcaTGACGTTCGGGCCGGTCTCGGCGAAGGGCGTCTTCAACGTCTCGGGCGTCGGGGCAAACGCGTTGGGCGCggcttccgccgccgtcgccgtcggcgtcgcgagcgggtcCGCCGTCGTTGAGGGGTTATCGTCGGAGACTGCGTACGACGTCTACGCGGTGGtttcggacgcggcggaaaacccggcgacgggacAGACGATAAACCACAACGTCACGGTCCTCACGATACTCAACGTCGTCACCCTGGACGATacgccgcccgcgctgaTTGGAGAGAATACCACGGGCGGAACCGTGGCCAACGTCAAGCCGGCGAGCTTCGACTTGGTGACCCGGCTGAACGAGCCCGGTCGGGTGTGGTACGTGGTGACACCGCACGTCGCACCGGCCGTCGCGGTCTACTGGAACGACACGTGCTTCGACAGATACTCGCACGCGTACTTCAAGCCCGTGTCGG GCTTACTAGACCCCCGCGAGCACGAGTACGTGTGTCCCtcggaggacgcggtggactcgGGTTTGGGGGATAGGGTACGGTGGATCGGTGCGCCCACCGTGGAGGAGGTGATGATGGGCGTCGGCCCCAACCGAACGCAGGCTGCGGCGTGCGGTTACGTGGACGTGCCGACGGCAAACGTGGAGGTGACGAAGACAATCGCGAGCGTCTTCGACCCGAGCGCTGAGGTGGATCGGTGCGCGAACTGGACAGCCGCGTACGATGAgaacgtcaccggcggcgtgtACACCGCCATGGACGATCGAGCCGCGAGCGATGCCGAGAACGACGGGAggcggggcgtcggcgacatGTGGGTATACGGTTGGTACCACGGTGAATATCTCACCGAGAAATACGCAATCGGTAACTGGAGCAAGTGGgtggcgaacgcgagcgaTCTTCCGGCGTATCCCGAGCACCCGACGTGTCGAACGTGCCCGCGTCTCTCGCCCGAGGGTGCGTACGACGTGtggatcgtcgccgaggatgacgGGAACGACCCGGCGTACaacttgagcgcggcgggcaaCGGGACGATTACCGATTCTGTCGCGACGTCCAGGAATCGTcaggcgcacgcgacgaAGGTGATGGTGATCAACCCCACCGACTGGCACGGCCCGACGGTCGTCATGGCGGACAACaccacggcgacgttcgTGCCGGGGTACCCGAAGCTGACCTCCCTCAACGGCACGGCGATGAAGCTGGAGGTTGCGCTGAACGAGTCCGGGGCGTTTGTGTTCTCGCTGAGGCCCGGGACGAACGATTCCGCGGCGCTGAATCGATCCCAGATCgaatccgccgcgggctggAACGTGTCTTACCAGGCCCTCATGTTGAAGCCGTGGATGGAGGAGAAGACTATGACGTTTGACAACTATAACTACCTTCATAACTGGTTCCTCAAGGACCCCCCGGAAGAGGCGAAGAAATACCCGGACCTCCAACTTGGAGCCAACGCGGGCGTCATATGGGCCAAAAACGCGACGGTTCCGGTGATCCACGTCATCACGGACGTGCCGAGACCCTCGTCGTGGATCGGGGAGGACCGCCAGGGCCCGACACTCGCGATTGATTATTTCGTCGTTGATGAGGAGCCCACCCGGGGAAGTTCGCTGACCCAACCCAACTGGGATGGATCCACGCACCACTTGGCGGTGAGGATGAAGGATGTCCTCGCACCGCTGTGGACCGCCGGGCCGTTCGtctcgggcgtcgccgtccccgcaTCGAGCGTTGACGACCTGTTCCTTCCCGCGGGGTCAAAGGTGGGCTCGCAATACGCGCGACTGGTCGTCAACGCCACCGTGGACGAGGGAGGCACCGTGTACTTTGTGGTGTGCGCTGTGCCAGCCACCGGCGGGGACGAACCCACGCCGACCGTGGAGCAGGTCATCAACGCGACGGTCTGCGACGACGGTTCGTATCCCAAgatcgcggccgcctccttcgtGGCGGCGAGCAACGTCGCGACGGAATGGCAATCGCTCGGGTACCCCCTCGTGCAGGGATCAAAATACGTCGCGTATCTCGTCGCAGCGGACGACACCACAACCGGCGCGGGATATAACGCGCAGGATAACGTCACGGTGGTCAGGTtcaccgccgaggacatGCGTCCGCCCGTCTTTTCCGATTTCGTgggcggcgcacccgcggtTGTCAACGGAACGTCCGGCGGGTCGCTGACGCTGACcctcgcgctggcgtcgccgggcagAGCGCGCTGGGTCGTCGTGGACGGAggctcgcccgcgacggagcccACACGAGCGGAGGTGgtcgcggggacgggcgcggggggttcgacgcctctcgcgcgcggcaccGTCGTGGTTTCAAACGAGAGTTACGTCGATTCGGTTGTGACGACGGTGATCGACGTTACCTCTGCGGGCCTCGGGGCTGtatcgtccgcggcggcggggtacTCGGTGTTCGTCGCGACCGTCCCTGGGGACGACGATTCTTATTCCGGGAACGGTGATCGACACGAAGACGTCCCGTCGAcaaacgcggcgaaggttgCGCCCGGCCTGGTCGTCGACCCGGATGCGACGATGTctgcggcggatgcgctcgacgccggcgccctgtGCGTCGGTatcgaggcgctcggggaGACCTCCGTGACGCTCCGATTTGCCGTGACTGgagcgcccgcgacggtggcgtaCGTGATCCTGCGTCACGCCCtgcccgcgcccaccccggCGCAGGTCCTCGCGGGAACAGACTCGAAAGGACGCGCGCCGTTAGCGGCTGGAGGGTCGGATTTTGCGTACACGGGGAGTGCCTcagtcgccggcgccgctaACCTGACGACCGCGTTCAACGCGACGGctgtcggcgcgggcgtcacgAACCTCACGCGTGGAACCAGGTACGACATctacgccgtcgccgccctcacgcccgtcgacgcacgGAACGGcccggacggcgcggctTCGCCGTACGCATCCGCATCCGTTCCCCCCCGGCTGGTCAAGCGGGTGATCCGGACGCTCGATGAAACGGCGCCGTTCTTCCTCCCGGGTttcccccgcgtcggcgcggtggcgcctcgcggcgtcaccgtcgccgtgcgcgtggacgaagccgcggcggtgtggGTGGTGGCGCTGCCAACCGGGGCGCCGgttccctccgccgcggacgtagccgccgccgccgttcatcTCGCGGGCGCAAACTCGACgccagccgtcgccgccgccaacgccacgtccacgtcggcgggggTCGCCTCCATggccctcgcgggcgcggtgggcgatACCGACACGATGGGTACTGGTCTGGATGCCGACCTGGGCTGGGAGCCGATGATGCTGTCGCTGAGCGGCCTGTCTCCGTCGAAGAGGTACGACGTGTACGTGACGGCTCGAGATTTTCACCGCGACGATCTTCCCGTCGGCTTTCCCGCCAAGCTCGGGACGCTCCAAGGCAGGGCCACCAAgctgctcgcgtccaccccggacgagaccgcgtcgctcgtgtcCCTCGTGCCGAGCGCGGGatcgctctcgccgccgttctcGTCGGAGCTGTCCTCGTACAGGTTGCTGGTTCCCGgagacgccaccgccgcggcgacggtgagcttcacggcgacgagcgcggatcTCCGATGGAaggtcctcgccgacggcgccgagctgaaGCCCGGGGCGAGCACGCCGACGTTCATCGTCGGGGAGGTGGCACGGACGGTCGTGTTCGAGGTCGAGGGcgtctcggcgccgtcgagctaTTCGGTGCTCCTGGTTCGagccgacgcggccgtcgccgccgccgccgcggatgacaccctcgcgttcctcgccgtcgagctgGACACCGGCGAAAGGCTCAACTCGACGAGCATGGGGGGCGCGCCGTGGCCCAAGTGCGCGATGCGGTGCCGGCCCCCGGGCTCCCCCGACGGATGCCTCGCGGATCGACGCGGTTGCGCCCTGGATCCGCACCGGCGCTTATATCGCGTCGTGGCTCCagtcgcggcgaagcgggCCACGGTGACGGCGGTCACCTCCCGGCCCGGGGCGTCGGTTCGCGTCTTCCTGGGCCCGCCCGCGGCCTACGCGGGTGCCCCGGCGCTCAATTCGTCCTCTGCGGATGAGGAAACGTGGGGGCTCGCCGGGTCTGTCCCAACTCCGATGTCCACCGTCGTGGACCTGGCGAGGGTGGAGGTGCTCTCGCCGATGCCCGAGGTTGCGGCGATTTACCTGGGCGTCACGTCCGCGGACGGAACCCGGCTCACGTATTACACGATTCAGCTCAGGCGGAAGGGACCGGGCGCGTATGAGGGAATAGAGAACAGGCCGAGGAACGCGCAGGATGATCCACCGCCGAGGGAATATGACCACTTCTCCCACCCGGAGACAGTATCGCCGGTGGATCGTGTCGCCACGGATAACCCACTCACGTTCTATCCGGATGAGTTATAG
- a CDS encoding predicted protein: MAPIKLIYFDIPGKAEAIRLCASVGKVDFEDVRISRETFAEMKEQGALPYGQVPALDVGDGRMLAQSSAILRYVATLGGLHPSDPIEAARIDSIVAEEEDFFSGLTISRYAGRFGYGHMTDEFRAEVRKNLNDEILPKHLSFLEMLLTNSTTGWLAGTEKPSAADFVFVPRLKWLVSGANDGIDSDLLDGFPNVKALIAKMMALPEVVSWYEKNPPPQ; this comes from the coding sequence atggcgccgatcAAGCTAATCTACTTCGATATTCCTGGTAAAGCCGAGGCCATCCGCCTGTGCGCCTCAGTCGGCAAGGTGGACTTCGAGGATGTCCGCATCTCGCGCGAGACCTTCGCCGAGATGAAGGAGCAGGGCGCTCTGCCGTACGGGCAAGTTCCAGCTCTGGACGTGGGTGACGGGCGGATGTTGGCGCAGAGCTCCGCGATCTTGCGATACGTGGCCACCCTCGGAGGTCTTCACCCCTCCGATCccatcgaggcggcgcgcatcgacagcatcgtcgccgaggaggaggatttTTTCAGCGGGCTCACCATCTCACGCTACGCCGGCAGGTTCGGATACGGCCACATGACGGACGAATTTCGGGCGGAGGTTCGCAAAAATCTAAACGACGAGATACTCCCGAAGCACCTAAGCTTCCTTGAGATGCTCCTGACCAACTCCACCACCGGATGGCTGGCGGGTACCGAGAAGCCAAGCGCCGCAGACTTTGTCTTCGTGCCGAGGCTCAAGTGGCTGGTGTCGGGCGCCAACGACGGCATCGACAgcgatctcctcgatggATTCCCGAACGTGAAAGCACTCATCGCGAAGATGATGGCGCTGCCCGAGGTTGTCAGCTGGTACGAGAAGAACCCTCCGCCGCAGTAG
- a CDS encoding predicted protein, whose protein sequence is MRRFEYDEAYEDEDVYDDDEPGYHPVDDDEPDLDLNAPGLDIAGGPDGATDWDLGLTEDRLAELAGTDDLATCSHLEIRADATRDDLSGIGRAMPALARLRLSSSVVPAARAFGSAFQRLQVLWIARSGLEDLAGIGALVQLRELYAAFNDVSDVSPLAELDHLRAVDLEANRVADEDAPDYLGMCPALNTLSLEGNPLSRRRHYRRLVARAVKGLVTLDDRDVTEAERLGGAGGGEDEDGGRDGTGGEDGTGGEDGTEVDVGTSGEDEISMVADGIKYAAVGIDDPDAVITRDEVTGDLSIEVAEDPLADHGPPGGGEFFPSRPSTSASVQPIGARPGTSSNSSDSYASSRPSSRPQTANSLARSNSLGAALRSAASSRPGTARSRPGTAASAGSRSRPGTAASWGACRPGTASRPGSREWGMHRPGTSGSGASRPGTAMSAEGWGFGGDSLQDSLFWKKNRVKETRAGMADRGDSADGGGFADGGASKLTIGAGTLVGNPAKLLSRRKKEAPAEADEVADGDESKEGVDEKDDILAQLRRWKIEMAESFSRFQLERDVDLEFEVPEKFEAMPPPPPRPPQPQAQQASGGYAPAPPPPRFTPQPPKMVPHPPPPRGGGGIQAA, encoded by the coding sequence ATGAGGCGGTTCGAATACGACGAGGCGtacgaggatgaggacgtgtacgacgacgacgagcccgggtACCAtcccgtggacgacgacgagcccgaccTCGATTTAAACGCGCCGGGCCTCGACATAGCCGGGGGCCCCGACGGGGCGACCGACTGGGATCTCGGGCTCACGGAGGatcgcctcgccgagctggcgggcaccgacgacctcgcgacgtgctcgcACCTGGAGATCCgggccgacgcgacgcgcgatgaCCTCAGTGGCATCGGCCGCGCCatgcccgcgctcgccagaCTCCGCCTCAGCAGCAGCGTCGTgccggcggctcgcgcgttcgGCAGCGCGTTCCAGAGGCTCCAGGTGCTCTGGATCGCGAGGAGCGGcctcgaggatctcgcgggCATCGGCGCGCTGGTGCAACTGCGCGAGCTGTACGCGGCGTTCAACGACGTGAGCGACGTGTCCCCACTCGCCGAGCTGGACCATCTCCGCGCGGTCGACCTGGAGGCTAACCGCGTGGCGGATGAGGACGCGCCAGACTACCTCGGCATGTGCCCCGCGCTCAACACGCTGTCGCTGGAGGGGAACCCGCTCAGCAGGCGACGTCACTACAGGCGGCTCGTGGCTCGCGCGGTCAAAGGTTTGGTCACCCTCGACGATCGGGACGTgaccgaggcggagcgcctggggggtgcgggcggcggggaggacgaggacggcgggcgggacgggaCCGGGGGGGAGGACGGGACCGGGGGGGAGGACGGGACCGAAGTCGACGTCGGAACatccggcgaggacgagatcTCCATGGTCGCCGACGGCATCAAGTACGCGGCcgtcggcatcgacgacccggacgcggtcATCACCAGGGACGAGGTCACCGGAGACCTGTCCAtcgaggtggcggaggaTCCCCTCGCGGATCACGGGCCCCCGGGTGGGGGGGAGTTTTTCCCCAGTcggccgtcgacgtcggcgtcggttcAACCGATCGGCGCCCGGCCCGGAACGTCGTCGAATTCCTCGGATTCGTACGCCTCGTCCAGGCCCTCGTCCAGGCCGCAGACGGCCAACTCCCTCGCGAGGTCCAACTccctgggcgccgcgcttagatccgcggcgtcgtcgaggcccgGCACGGCTCGATCGAGGCctgggacggcggcgagcgcgggctcgaggtcgaggccggggacggcggcgagctgggGCGCGTGCCGGcccgggacggcgtcgaggcccgGGTCGCGGGAGTGGGGTATGCACCGCCCGGGGACGTCGGGGTCCGGAGCGTCCAGGCCGGGCACGGCGATGTCCGCCGAGGGTTGGGGGTTTGGCGGGGATTCGCTGCAGGATTCGCTGTTTTGGAAAAAGAATCGCGTCAAGGAGACGCGAGCCGGGATGGCGGACAGGGGGGACTCCGCCGACGGGGGAGGGTTCGCGGACGGGGGTGCGAGTAAGCTCACAATCGGCGCGGGAACGCTCGTGGGTAACCCCGCCAAGCTGCTGTCCAGGCGCAAGAAagaggcgccggcggaggctgacgagGTTGCGGATGGGGACGAGAGcaaggagggcgtcgacgagaaggacgaTATCCTCGCGCAGCTGCGTCGGTGGAAGATCGAGATGGCGGAGTCGTTCTCGCGGTTCCAACTCGAGCGAGACGTGGACTTGGAGTTTGAGGTGCCGGAGAAGTTCGaggcgatgccgccgccgccgcccaggccGCCGCAACCGCAGGCGCAGCAGGCGAGCGGCGGATacgcgccggctccgcccccgccccggttcacgccgcagccgccgaagATGGTGCCGCA
- a CDS encoding predicted protein codes for LTALERAEILEYPRVYFAGIGAKKVQSKEAGGSDNHGYDDERGDYVMRKGDHLAYRFEIIDELGKGSFGQVMRCYDHKMRRTVAVKVIRNKKRFHHQALVELKVLEHLRHKDQKDEHNLVKMEEYFYFRSHLCITFELLSINLYDFLKNNNFRGLSLGLIRRFAQQILVSLKFLRRQRVIHCDLKPENILLRQPNKSSIKMIDFGSSCFEDERVYTYIQSRFYRAPEVILGVTYDCGIDMWSLACILAELYTGYPLFPGENEAEQIACFMEINGVPPRALLDKSERGKKYFDSSGEPKLVTNSKGKKRTPNSKDLGALLRCTDRGFIDFLSRCLRWDVADRITPDAALRHPWI; via the coding sequence ctgaccgcgctcgagcgggcGGAGATCTTGGAGTACCCGCGCGTGTACTTCGCGGGGATCGGCGCGAAGAAGGTGCAGAGCAAGGAGGCTGGCGGGAGCGATAACCACGGCTACGACGACGAAAGGGGAGACTACGTCATGCGCAAGGGCGACCATCTCGCGTACAGGTTCGAGatcatcgacgagctcggcaaGGGTAGCTTCGGGCAGGTGATGCGCTGTTACGACCACAAGATGCGACGAACGGTGGCGGTGAAGGTGATACGGAACAAGAAGCGGTTTCACCACCAGGCGCTGGTGGAGCTCAAGGTTTTGGAGCACTTGCGGCACAAGGACCAGAAGGACGAGCATAATCTGGTGAAGATGGAGGAGTACTTCTACTTCCGCAGCCACCTGTGCATCACCTTCGAGCTCCTCTCCATCAACCTGTACGATTTCCTCAAGAACAACAACTTCCGGGGGCTCTCTCTGGGACTCATCCGCCGCTTCGCGCAGCAGATCTTGGTGTCTCTCAagttcctccgccgccagcggGTGATACACTGCGACCTCAAGCCCGAGAACATCCTCCTCCGGCAGCCCAACAAGTCGTCCATCAAGATGATCGACTTTGGAAGCAGCTGcttcgaggacgagcgcgtgtACACCTACATCCAGTCCAGGTTCTACCGCGCCCCGGAGGTCATCCTTGGCGTCACTTACGACTGTGGTATTGACATGTGGAGCCTGGCGTGCATACTCGCCGAGCTCTACACCGGCTACCCCCTGTTCCCGGGCGAGAACGAGGCTGAGCAGATCGCGTGCTTCATGGAGATCAACGGCGTGCCCCCTCGCGCCCTACTGGACAAGTCCGAGCGAGGCAAGAAGTACTTCGACAGCTCGGGTGAGCCCAAGCTCGTGACGAACAGCAAGGGCAAGAAGAGGACGCCAAACTCAAaggacctcggcgcgctgctccggTGCACCGACCGAGGCTTCATCGACTTTCTGTCGAGATGCCTCCGctgggacgtcgccgatAGGATCaccccggacgcggcgttgCGACATCCGTGGATC
- a CDS encoding predicted protein yields MAHDAPPSPELDDRTIETAIALDIDPFAEDHLLWIARSAQNDAELPPGWHRCTLADLSEGYANPALGVERPDHPRAEEFRVLVAQERRRTAARAHRPHPEQPRKRARTGNASGGGGGGDENATSRMGKTLHVDARIAAMEASHRIALKGAQRKVAELERRLIEREEAWENERMEAEARTHRVVVEAEERSRVGLEDERRAMRDTIRRAVERERKVAAEEATRAVKTSLRSVKAAEAEDARRRELEAGGGAQQDARLRAGGA; encoded by the exons atggcgcacgacgcgcccccgtcccccgaGCTCGATGACCGGACCATCGAGACCGCGATAGCGCTGGACATAGACCCCTTCGCCGAGGATCACCTGCTGTGGATCGCCAGGTCCGCGCagaacgacgccgagcttcCCCCCGGTTGGCATCGATGCACGCTCGCGGACCTCTCCGAGGGCTACGCaaaccccgcgctcggcgtggagcGACCCGATCACCCGAGGGCCGAGGAGTTccgcgtgctcgtcgcgcaggagcgcaggcgcacggcggcgcgcgcgcatcgcccgcACCCGGAACAGCCCCGCAAGCGAGCGCGAACGGGcaacgcgagcggcggcggcggcggcggcgacgagaatgcgacgtcgcggatggGCAAGACGCTCCACGTGGAcgcccgcatcgccgcgatggaggcgtcGCACAGGATCGCCCTCAAGGGTGCGCAGCGCAAGGTGGCGGAACTTGAGCGGCGTTTGATTGAACGGGAGGAGGCGTGGGAGAACGAGCGcatggaggcggaggcgcgaacgcaccgcgtcgtcgtcgaggcggaggagcgaaGTAGGGTCGGGTTGGAGGACGAGAGGCGAGCGATGCGGGACACGATCAGGCGGGCGGTGGAGCGGGAGCGtaaggtggcggcggaggaggcgacgcgggcggtgaAGACGTCGCTCAGGTCCGtaaaggcggcggaggctgaggatgcgcggcggcgggagctcgaggct ggaggaggcgctcagcAAGatgctcgcctccgcgcgggaggagcttAG